The sequence CATCACGATTTCCGGTTCAATGAGTGGCGGCTGATCCCCGGCGACAGTGGAATCCTTGTCGTCGATATTATTATTTTCCCTGTCCGCCTTTTCGTGATCCTCTTCGTTGATAAAAGGCCTGTCTTCATTGATACCGTCATTCTGAAAAAGTTCGGCGAGTCCTTCCCTGTCGATCCTGTGTATCTTTGCTGATCGGCCCTTGGCCCCCTCGACAAAACCTCTCATTGACGATTTATTCTGTTCTGCGAGGACGAGCATATCGATCCTTCCATCAAACTCTTCCTCCAGATATTCTATAGGTGGAACTGAAACCAGCAGACGAGTGTTCAGATCGAGTTCCCGTATCACCATCATTGCTCTGGCAACCGGCATTGAGCTTTCAAGCTGAAATTCCAGGTTGAGATGATAGAGTGAAAGATTTTCAGGACTGTCCAGGATCTCATCGACTTCCGTTCTCGAAAGCATCGACAGAAGCATAATATCAGAAACCTTGCCGATCCCTATCCTGCTTGCGGCCATCTCTTTTTCATCACCAGTAGGTGATATGGGCGGCGCCACGGACCGGGTGGCGGCCTTCTCTCTATTGTCCGATTTTTCGCTCTTCACAGATCGCGCATCAATGTTTTTCATCGATTCCTGGATGATGGCTGTTATCTCTCTCAGATCTCTTCCCTTTTCCTCGCCACCATCCCTGATATCATCGAGCAGGATGCGAAAGATATTGTGACTCTTGAAGATAGCATCCATCGCATCGTCACTGATCTCGATTTCGCCACTACGCACAGAGTGAAGCAGGTTTTCAAGTTCGTGAGCAAATGAGGATATCTGACTGAATCCCATAAAGGAGGATGATCCCTTGATCGTGTGGATCACTCTGAACAGCGTGTTGAGAAGTTCGATGTTACGGGGATGCTTCTCGATCTCGACCAGGATCTCTTCCATCTGGCTGAGCATTTCGTCGGTATCTTCAAGATACGTTATGATCAAGGCGCTCGACGATGTTCTCAAGACCGGCCCTTTCGATATATATTATTACCAAGATGCTCCAGTCCGAATTCTGAAGCATCTATCATCTCACTATGTCCGAGAATGAGATAGCCACCCCTACGCAACGAGGATGACATCCTTTTGACGATCTTCCTCTTTATCTGATCTCCGAAATAGATGATCGTGTTTCTGCAGAAGATCACATCGGCAGACTTGAACTGTCGCCAGTTTTCATGGATCAGATTGAATTTTGAGAATTTAACCGTCCCGGCTATCCTGGGAAGGATCCTGTAACCCCCGTTTTCCTTGATAAAATAACGGTCCAGATAGATAGGTGGCACTGTCTTTACATCGCTATCGGGATAATATGCTTCGACGGCTTCTTGCAGCATTCTGGAGGAAATATCTACGGCATACAACCGCACAAATAATCTCTGATCGAGAGAGAGATCCTCGTTCACAAGCATCGCGACCGAATAGATCTCCTGACCTCTGGAGCTTCCCATGGATAATATCGTGACATGATTCCCCATCCCCACCCTGTTTTCCACAAGATCGGGCAGGACCTTTTCACGGAAACAATCAAACTGCGCTTCGTAACGAAAAAATGAGCTCTCGGAGATGACTATCTCCTCGAACAGAAATTCCTTCTCATTGCTTCTCTTACTCCTGGATTCCAGGAGTTCCCTGTATTCCGGGATTGACTTCAGCCCAAGCTCTTTCACTCTCTTGAACAGCCTGTTGTACATGAATACATATTTGTTCTCACGGATCTGGATGCCGGTCTCAGTTTCAATGAATCTGCGGAACCAGTTAAAATCCTTCCGGCAGAGTTCGGAGATTTCTGTCATCTCAGTCGATACAGGCAGCACTCCCACTCCTTCACGCTTCAGTTCCCTGTCCCATCAGCATCTCTATCGTCGATTCCTCGGCGAAGATCTTCTCCGTATCGATTAGGAAAACTAGTTTTTCCTCGACCTTGCCGATGCCGCTGATAAATATATTCTTCTCTGTGATCGTGGATTCTGGCGTATCGGAGATATCATTGTATGGAATCTCCAACACATGATGGACCGAATCTACCAGCATTCCGAGCAGCGATCCCTGATACTCGATGACTATAACACGGCTGTCCTTTGTCACATCCACAGCGGGCAGCCCCAGCCTTTTTCTGAGATTCATTACCGGAATCACGCTGCCCCTCAGATTGATCACGCCCAGAATATATTCCGGAGCTCCAGGCACTTCTGTTATATTCTGAACTCTGTTGACCTCGTGAATATATCCAATATCCTGGCCATAACATTCCTCGCCAAGCCTGAAATTCACACACCTGAACGGACGTGATTCATTGTTGTTTTCTTTTTCTGCCATACTCGACACCTCTCGAAGAGACATTACTTGCTACAAGTGATTTCGTCTGGAAAGGGTGATTACTTTAGCGAGTAAGAGCCTTGCAGAAAATTAAGTTCTGACTTGGGGGAGGAGTTAAGCCCGATTACCGGAACGACCCGTGTTTATTAAAAAAAGCGGGAGTGAGGAAAACAAAAAGATTTATGAAGAACATCACAAAAAACGAAAGCTGGCCATACTTGCAATAGAATGTCAACTTGTCGGCAAGCCTCACCGGCACCTGCAGTATCCCTTTTTTGTCGAGTCCTATCTTCCCCTTTATCCGGCCTACGGGATCGACTGCCATCGAAATACCCGTGTTGGCGGATCTTATCATGGTCACACCGTTTTCAATGGCCCGCAGTACGGCGGTCTCGGAATGCTGCAGGGGTCCTCGTGTGCTTCCAAACCATCCATCATTGGTAATGTTAACCAGAAACTCAGCGCCGTGTTTGACATATCTTCTCGCGAAGTCGGAAAAAGTCGATTCGAAACAGATCAACGCGCCGAACTTCCCTCCGGTCGTGTCGAACACTGTCTGCTGCTGGCCCGGCTTGAAATTTGCCTGCCCGAAATCCATCTTCTCCAGCGAAGGAAGAAACTGGCTGAAAGGTATTCTTTCCCCGAATGGAAGGAGGTTGACCTTGTGGTACTGGGAACGGAGGACGCCAAGAGAATCAATCAGGCCACAGGCGTTGAAGGAACGCCACTTTCCTCCATCCTGAACATGATTGATATAACCGATGAACAGATCGGTATGCGAGGCCACCGCGATCCTCTTGAGCCAGGTCCTGTAGCGAGTTGAATGGCTTATCGATACTGGCGCCGCCGTCTCCGGAAAGATCACAACATCAGGTCTCGAAGCCGCCGCATCCATGGCCATATTTTCTATCTCTGTGAAGATCGAATCCCTGTATTCCGGCTTCCATTTCATTTCAAGGTCCAGGTTAGGCTGTACGATAGCAACATTACTGTAACGGGCAGTGTCACTGGTGCTGTCCAGGTTTGAGATCCGTGCCGCGCCATACCAGAGATGTGAGCCGATCAACAATACCAGGCATGTCAGGGACCAGACTCTTCCCCTGTTGGACCTGTAGAAAAATACGAAAGTGATCAGGACATTTACAAGGACGAGGATCATCGAAAATCCGAAAGGGCCATAGAAGGAAAGGCCCTGCATCGCTAT comes from Candidatus Latescibacterota bacterium and encodes:
- a CDS encoding chemotaxis protein CheW: MAEKENNNESRPFRCVNFRLGEECYGQDIGYIHEVNRVQNITEVPGAPEYILGVINLRGSVIPVMNLRKRLGLPAVDVTKDSRVIVIEYQGSLLGMLVDSVHHVLEIPYNDISDTPESTITEKNIFISGIGKVEEKLVFLIDTEKIFAEESTIEMLMGQGTEA
- the lnt gene encoding apolipoprotein N-acyltransferase, with product MKRGSFIFRWREELLAGLLGGILLAMSFPPFPTRVLAIVALVPILRYFLVAFPKLDWRAGALKRGFFTGFFFGLSFFVVLLFWITNLIPASAINMSWVMFPAFILLTLYLACFPALFSLALAWFVKRFGPRALFVAPAFWALTEFMRSTGEMALSWGLVSSALVPYPIAMQGLSFYGPFGFSMILVLVNVLITFVFFYRSNRGRVWSLTCLVLLIGSHLWYGAARISNLDSTSDTARYSNVAIVQPNLDLEMKWKPEYRDSIFTEIENMAMDAAASRPDVVIFPETAAPVSISHSTRYRTWLKRIAVASHTDLFIGYINHVQDGGKWRSFNACGLIDSLGVLRSQYHKVNLLPFGERIPFSQFLPSLEKMDFGQANFKPGQQQTVFDTTGGKFGALICFESTFSDFARRYVKHGAEFLVNITNDGWFGSTRGPLQHSETAVLRAIENGVTMIRSANTGISMAVDPVGRIKGKIGLDKKGILQVPVRLADKLTFYCKYGQLSFFVMFFINLFVFLTPAFFNKHGSFR